In the genome of Streptomyces sp. NBC_00433, the window GCGAGCCGCTGCGGTAGCGGGCCTCGACCACCACCGTGCCGCGGGTCAAGGCGGCGATGACCCGGTTGCGCAGCACGAAGCGGCTTCTGGTCGGGTGGTCGCCGGGCGGCAACTCGCCGACCAGCAGCCCGCTTTCGGCGATCCGCCCGATCAAGTCGGCATTGCCCGGCGGATACGGCACGTCCACCCCGCACGCCACCACCCCGATGGTGGCGCCGCCCGCCGCCAGGGCACTGCGGTGCACCACGCCGTCCACCCCGTAGGCGGCGCCGGAGACCACCACCCAGCCCGCCCCGGCCAGCCCCGCGCCGAGCCCGGCCGCCATGTGGGCCCCGTAGTCCGTGCAGGCCCTGGCGCCGACCACCGCGACCGACCGCAGCGCCCACAGCCGCAGCGACGGCCGCCCCCGCACCCACAGCCCGAAGGGGCGCTGCGGCCCGAGGTCGTCGAGCTGCCCCGGCCAGTCGCCGTCCCCGGGGCAGACGAAGCGCGCCCCCGCCCGATGGGCCGCGGCCAGATCGACCGCCGGGTCCGTACGGGCGGCCCGCCGGGCATAGGTCGCCGTCCGCCGCGGGCCGGCCCCCGGCAGCGGCCGCCCACCACGCGCGGCCCGCAGCGCCCCCTGCACCCCGCGGTCCCGCACCGCCAGGCCCATCACCTCGTCCCCCGGCTCGGCGATCCGCGTCAGCGCGGCCCTGCCCAGCCGCTCCTCCCACCCGATCCACTCCCCGAGCCCCTGTGCGGCCGCCGCCCCGTCCTCTCCCCCGCTCCCGTAGAACCGCCGGAGCGCTTCCGTCAACCCCTCCGGATCGGGCGCGGGCCCCGACCCCGCCGGCCGGCCGACGCGACCCCCGCCCGTCGACGCGTCCAGGTCGGACGCCGGGCCCGGTGTCATCGGCTCACCGCCGGGGCCGGGCCGCGGCTCACGCCGGTGCGGAGCTGGAGTGCCGCTCTGACGTCGTCGGCTTCCGGGCGGG includes:
- the dprA gene encoding DNA-processing protein DprA; amino-acid sequence: MTPGPASDLDASTGGGRVGRPAGSGPAPDPEGLTEALRRFYGSGGEDGAAAAQGLGEWIGWEERLGRAALTRIAEPGDEVMGLAVRDRGVQGALRAARGGRPLPGAGPRRTATYARRAARTDPAVDLAAAHRAGARFVCPGDGDWPGQLDDLGPQRPFGLWVRGRPSLRLWALRSVAVVGARACTDYGAHMAAGLGAGLAGAGWVVVSGAAYGVDGVVHRSALAAGGATIGVVACGVDVPYPPGNADLIGRIAESGLLVGELPPGDHPTRSRFVLRNRVIAALTRGTVVVEARYRSGSLITARRAAAMGRVTMGVPGPCTSGLSEGVHELLRGGAAVVTDAAEVVELVGEIGADLAPRRRGPVLPRDLLGAAAARVLEAMPGRGAADGRQIADAAGATCDDTLSRLYELQALGFVERQDGRWQLVRTARDDRAGHTG